The following coding sequences lie in one Streptomyces xiamenensis genomic window:
- a CDS encoding fatty acyl-AMP ligase, giving the protein MTATRLDPHVDVRTLVDALRLRSEKQPDDTAYVFLRSGEEPHESLTYRELHEAARTRAAGFAATGLSGQSAVLLYPSGLEFVRTLLGCMYGRVTGAPVQVPRHGDEVLRLRRIADDSGSSTVLTTAEVIRDLRERFGDLPALAGLTLVATDGVDPASEPRTPDGDYGAPTPPAPGDIALLQYTSGSTGDPKGVVVSHANFLANVAETDELWPCEPHGAVVNWLPLFHDMGMLFGVVMPLWAGIPSHLMTPDAFIRRPARWLEAMARYGGTHTAAPSFAYELCARAAAESKMSGVGDLSRWRVAVNGAEPVRWSTIRSFTEAFAPYGFDSRAMCPGYGLAENTLKVTGTRDDREPGVLWLSADALRDGVAEPVAESAEGAVPAVSSGATVAGTRIRIVEPEIRQELADPWIGEIWVSGPCVAGGYLGRPGASENTFRARLADDGSGTTYLRTGDLGFLYDGELYVTGRLKDVIIRKGRNHYPQDIELSAEGAVPGLRPNCAAAFSFDDGERERLVVVVEADGRVLNSVGAEGVRRRVHDAVRETHRMIPDDVLVVRRGALPKTSSGKVQRRACMHAYRKSTLRTVSAPATAAIGGEL; this is encoded by the coding sequence ATGACCGCCACCCGGCTCGATCCGCATGTGGACGTACGCACTCTTGTCGACGCCCTGCGGCTGCGCAGCGAGAAGCAGCCCGATGACACGGCCTACGTCTTCCTGCGCAGCGGCGAGGAACCACACGAGTCCCTCACCTACCGCGAACTGCACGAGGCCGCCCGGACAAGAGCCGCCGGATTCGCCGCCACAGGGCTCTCCGGCCAAAGCGCCGTACTGTTGTATCCCTCGGGCCTGGAGTTCGTACGAACGCTGCTGGGGTGCATGTACGGACGCGTGACCGGTGCCCCCGTGCAGGTCCCACGTCACGGCGACGAGGTCCTGCGGTTGCGCCGGATCGCCGACGACTCCGGCTCGTCGACCGTCCTGACCACGGCCGAGGTCATCCGCGACCTGCGGGAGCGTTTCGGCGACCTGCCCGCGCTGGCCGGACTCACCCTGGTGGCCACCGACGGCGTGGACCCGGCCAGCGAACCGCGGACACCCGACGGGGACTATGGCGCGCCGACACCACCGGCACCCGGGGACATCGCGCTACTGCAATACACATCCGGCTCCACCGGGGACCCCAAGGGGGTCGTCGTCAGCCACGCCAACTTCCTCGCCAACGTCGCCGAAACCGACGAACTGTGGCCCTGCGAGCCGCACGGCGCAGTGGTGAACTGGCTGCCGCTCTTCCACGACATGGGGATGCTCTTCGGGGTCGTGATGCCTCTGTGGGCCGGCATCCCCTCGCATCTGATGACTCCCGACGCCTTCATCCGCCGCCCGGCCCGCTGGCTGGAGGCCATGGCCCGGTACGGCGGCACGCACACCGCCGCGCCCAGTTTCGCCTACGAACTGTGCGCGCGGGCCGCTGCAGAAAGCAAGATGAGTGGCGTAGGCGATCTGTCACGCTGGCGGGTGGCGGTCAACGGTGCCGAACCGGTGCGCTGGAGCACGATCCGGTCCTTCACCGAAGCGTTCGCCCCCTACGGCTTCGACTCCCGTGCCATGTGTCCCGGTTACGGTCTGGCCGAGAACACCCTCAAGGTCACCGGTACCCGTGACGACCGTGAGCCCGGCGTCCTGTGGCTGTCCGCCGACGCCCTGCGCGACGGTGTCGCCGAACCCGTCGCCGAGTCGGCCGAAGGGGCCGTTCCCGCGGTGAGCAGCGGCGCCACGGTCGCGGGTACCCGAATAAGGATCGTGGAGCCCGAGATCCGGCAGGAGCTGGCGGACCCATGGATCGGCGAGATCTGGGTCTCCGGTCCCTGCGTGGCGGGCGGCTATCTGGGCCGGCCCGGGGCGAGCGAGAACACCTTCCGTGCACGCCTCGCCGACGACGGCTCCGGCACCACCTATCTGCGCACCGGCGACCTCGGTTTCCTGTACGACGGTGAACTGTATGTCACCGGACGGCTGAAGGATGTCATCATCCGCAAAGGCCGCAACCACTACCCGCAGGACATCGAACTGTCGGCCGAGGGCGCCGTACCAGGCCTGCGGCCGAACTGCGCAGCCGCCTTCTCATTCGACGACGGCGAACGCGAACGGCTGGTGGTGGTCGTCGAGGCCGACGGCCGGGTCCTGAACTCCGTGGGCGCCGAGGGTGTGCGTCGACGCGTCCACGACGCTGTACGGGAGACCCACCGGATGATCCCGGACGACGTCCTCGTCGTCCGGCGCGGTGCGCTGCCGAAGACCTCAAGCGGCAAGGTACAGCGCCGCGCCTGCATGCATGCTTACCGGAAAAGCACGTTGAGGACCGTAAGCGCACCGGCGACGGCCGCCATCGGAGGGGAACTGTGA
- a CDS encoding beta-ketoacyl-ACP synthase III, producing MARLRAPDRRPGSRILGVGAYRPTRVVGNDEICERIGSSDEWIRRRSGIVSRRFAGPDETVITMAVEAASKAIARSGIHPSDVGMVLLATMSFLEQGPAAAPRVAHQLGARSAGSLDVAAACSGFCYALGLADSLVRSGDVLNVVVIGSEKMSDIVDPGDRGTAFLFGDGAGAVVVGPSDTPGIGPVVWGSDGERHHMIAHDRTWLATRDTPGPWPTLRMTGPEVFRWASRAVPEISREAVEQAGIGIADLAAFVPHQANARIIDTAAASLGLAPHTVVARDVVTAGNTSAASIPLALNELLSKGTLSSGDPALLVGFGAGLAHAAQVVTLP from the coding sequence ATGGCCCGTCTCCGCGCGCCCGATCGCCGCCCCGGATCACGCATTCTCGGCGTCGGCGCGTACCGGCCGACACGCGTGGTGGGCAACGACGAGATCTGCGAGCGCATCGGGTCCAGCGACGAGTGGATCCGCAGGCGTTCCGGTATCGTCTCCCGACGCTTCGCTGGTCCCGACGAGACCGTCATCACCATGGCGGTGGAGGCGGCCAGCAAGGCGATCGCCCGGTCCGGCATCCACCCGAGCGACGTGGGCATGGTGCTGCTGGCCACCATGTCCTTCCTCGAACAGGGCCCGGCCGCCGCACCCCGTGTGGCCCATCAGCTGGGCGCCCGTTCCGCCGGCAGCCTGGACGTCGCTGCTGCGTGCTCGGGGTTCTGCTACGCCCTCGGTCTGGCCGATTCCCTGGTGCGCTCCGGCGACGTCCTCAACGTCGTCGTGATCGGATCGGAGAAGATGAGCGACATCGTCGATCCTGGAGACCGCGGCACGGCGTTCCTGTTCGGCGACGGCGCCGGAGCTGTCGTGGTGGGCCCCTCCGACACACCGGGCATCGGCCCGGTGGTGTGGGGCTCCGACGGGGAACGGCACCACATGATCGCCCATGACCGTACCTGGCTGGCCACCAGAGACACACCCGGTCCGTGGCCGACGCTGCGGATGACTGGCCCGGAGGTCTTCCGCTGGGCGAGCCGTGCTGTGCCGGAGATTTCCCGGGAGGCGGTGGAGCAGGCGGGCATTGGCATCGCCGATCTCGCCGCTTTCGTGCCCCATCAGGCGAACGCCCGCATCATCGACACCGCCGCCGCGTCCCTGGGCCTCGCCCCGCACACCGTCGTGGCCCGGGATGTCGTCACGGCCGGCAACACCTCGGCCGCGTCGATCCCACTGGCCCTGAACGAACTGCTGTCCAAAGGCACGCTGTCCAGCGGCGACCCGGCACTACTGGTCGGCTTCGGCGCCGGACTGGCCCACGCGGCCCAGGTAGTGACATTGCCCTGA
- a CDS encoding nuclear transport factor 2 family protein — MSVDDLEHHQEELMTYSPQESMNRKIVKAALKSGAEDFTKFFTEIFTDSTEWTIAGHGPVAGVYSGLADLHENAEKALFDRLDGPLAITPRGIWADGDDVIVRIDSTGRAADGQPYRNSYLYILTMKDGKVVSGIEWLDLHAYYEIVERVTV, encoded by the coding sequence ATGAGTGTCGATGACCTCGAGCATCATCAGGAGGAATTGATGACGTATTCTCCCCAGGAGAGCATGAACCGCAAGATCGTCAAGGCCGCGTTGAAATCTGGAGCAGAGGACTTCACAAAGTTCTTCACCGAGATATTCACGGATTCCACTGAATGGACAATCGCCGGACATGGGCCTGTTGCCGGCGTGTACAGCGGCCTGGCCGATCTTCACGAGAACGCGGAGAAGGCGCTGTTCGATCGGCTGGACGGGCCGCTCGCCATCACTCCGCGCGGCATCTGGGCGGATGGTGACGACGTGATCGTCCGTATCGACAGCACCGGACGTGCCGCCGACGGGCAGCCGTACAGAAACAGCTACTTGTACATCCTGACGATGAAGGACGGGAAGGTCGTCTCTGGCATCGAATGGCTGGACCTGCACGCCTACTACGAGATTGTCGAGCGCGTCACCGTGTGA
- a CDS encoding helix-turn-helix transcriptional regulator, with protein sequence MTTPNHRPRNELGEYLRARRAAVDPETVGLPRGRRRVPGLRREEVATLAGVSVDYYTRLEQGREKHPSPQLINALSRVLELSRDEQLHVHRLAGDDPVHSRRDGNGASAPYLNDLMDRWPMNPAFVYDDTQEILAANALGRALHSPFKRTDNFARMVFLDPAGPSFFVEWERVAIDTVGSLRQAWGKITSRHRVETIVSELRSESAEFLQMWETHAVIGKNHQRKSIDHPAVGRLTLDYLTFAIPDTHDRHLLVCDTPAGSPSERLLELLGSLAA encoded by the coding sequence ATGACAACCCCGAATCACAGACCCAGGAATGAGCTTGGCGAGTATCTTCGTGCCCGACGCGCTGCGGTTGACCCTGAGACTGTTGGGCTTCCTCGGGGGCGACGCCGGGTTCCAGGCCTTCGTCGTGAAGAAGTCGCAACTCTCGCGGGAGTGAGCGTCGACTACTACACGCGTCTCGAACAAGGACGGGAGAAGCACCCTTCCCCTCAGCTCATCAACGCGCTCAGCCGTGTCCTTGAGCTCTCCAGGGACGAGCAACTGCACGTGCACCGGCTCGCCGGCGACGATCCTGTTCATAGCCGTAGGGATGGTAACGGTGCCAGTGCGCCTTACCTGAACGATCTGATGGATCGCTGGCCGATGAATCCAGCATTCGTCTATGACGATACGCAGGAAATACTCGCCGCGAACGCGCTCGGACGCGCGCTGCACTCCCCATTCAAGCGGACGGACAATTTTGCGCGGATGGTATTCCTTGATCCCGCGGGCCCTAGTTTCTTCGTCGAATGGGAACGGGTCGCGATCGACACCGTGGGTTCCTTGCGTCAGGCGTGGGGAAAGATCACTTCACGCCACCGCGTCGAAACGATCGTTTCCGAGCTGCGATCAGAAAGCGCCGAATTCCTACAGATGTGGGAAACGCATGCCGTCATAGGGAAAAACCACCAACGCAAGTCAATAGACCACCCTGCCGTCGGCCGGCTCACCCTGGACTACCTCACCTTCGCCATCCCTGACACACACGACCGCCATCTGCTCGTGTGCGACACCCCGGCAGGTAGTCCCTCCGAACGGCTCCTTGAACTTTTGGGAAGCCTCGCCGCATAG
- a CDS encoding helix-turn-helix domain-containing protein, with the protein MPTRIKADFGQYLRHQRATMAPFGQPTDGLASRRRVPGLRRQEVAETAGISVEYYTRLEQGRAPRPSREVLTALARALGLTAPERDHLFRLAGELPPEPLAPDCKVRPGLLHLLRGLDGTVPVTIHDGRLDVMARNAAAAELLGTQSSTSRYRHNIVHQGFSATARRVLGDEGAHRYARWATAELRSAMGRYPDDEYLRSLFAELSATSATFRSYWERGEVMADRSAVKRLHHPTRGWLVFQSEMLHDPERDHWIVIYAPSG; encoded by the coding sequence ATGCCGACGAGGATCAAGGCGGACTTCGGTCAATACCTGCGCCATCAGCGCGCCACGATGGCACCTTTCGGGCAGCCGACTGACGGGCTGGCGTCACGACGGCGGGTCCCCGGCCTGCGACGCCAGGAAGTGGCCGAAACCGCCGGGATCTCCGTCGAGTACTACACCCGTCTTGAGCAGGGGCGGGCGCCCCGTCCGTCGCGAGAGGTCCTCACCGCGCTGGCACGCGCCCTTGGCCTCACGGCCCCTGAGCGGGATCATCTGTTTCGACTCGCCGGCGAGCTGCCCCCGGAGCCGCTCGCCCCTGACTGCAAGGTGAGGCCGGGGCTCCTCCATCTGCTGCGGGGCCTCGACGGCACCGTCCCGGTCACTATCCACGACGGGCGCTTGGACGTGATGGCGCGCAACGCCGCCGCCGCTGAGCTCCTCGGAACGCAATCCAGCACGAGTCGATACAGGCACAACATCGTCCACCAGGGATTCTCGGCCACGGCACGCCGCGTCCTCGGAGACGAGGGTGCCCACCGGTACGCCCGCTGGGCCACGGCTGAGCTTCGCTCTGCGATGGGCCGATACCCGGACGACGAATACCTCCGGTCCCTGTTCGCAGAGCTCTCAGCGACGAGTGCCACCTTCCGGAGCTACTGGGAGCGGGGCGAGGTCATGGCTGATCGGTCTGCCGTGAAGCGCCTGCACCACCCGACACGAGGATGGTTGGTTTTCCAAAGCGAGATGCTGCACGACCCGGAGCGGGACCACTGGATCGTGATCTATGCGCCTTCGGGATGA
- a CDS encoding SDR family NAD(P)-dependent oxidoreductase — protein sequence MPTNRIALVTGANQGMGKHVAKELAADGVTVFIGSRDLARGETAAAEIGSGAVALQLDVTDAASIASAAKRIDEEAGRLDLLVNNAGVSTTRTGALNMAQLRDLAKPSIASLDEVRAVWEVNVFGALAMYQAMLPLLRKSSDARIINVTSALGSLTLAADPTFAYHSSFEPIYAASKAALHAVTLSMMIELEATDIKINLVSPGFARTQLVNFEGTESIEDAAREVVRVARLGPEGPTATFTTWEGRSLPW from the coding sequence GTGCCCACGAACCGCATCGCTCTCGTCACGGGAGCCAACCAGGGCATGGGCAAGCACGTCGCGAAGGAGTTGGCTGCGGATGGCGTCACCGTGTTCATCGGATCCCGCGATCTCGCCCGCGGCGAAACGGCGGCCGCCGAGATCGGCAGCGGCGCCGTCGCTCTCCAGCTCGACGTGACCGACGCGGCGTCGATCGCCTCGGCCGCCAAGCGGATCGACGAGGAAGCCGGTCGGCTCGACCTACTCGTCAACAACGCCGGCGTCTCCACCACCCGTACAGGTGCCTTGAACATGGCCCAGTTGCGCGACCTGGCGAAACCGAGTATTGCCTCGCTGGACGAGGTGCGGGCGGTATGGGAAGTGAACGTTTTCGGCGCCCTGGCGATGTACCAGGCCATGCTGCCGCTGCTGCGCAAGTCATCGGACGCGCGCATCATCAACGTGACGAGCGCACTGGGCTCGCTGACGCTTGCTGCCGACCCGACTTTCGCGTACCACTCGTCCTTCGAACCGATCTATGCCGCGTCGAAGGCGGCGCTCCACGCAGTGACGCTGTCCATGATGATCGAGCTGGAAGCAACCGACATCAAAATCAATCTCGTCTCGCCGGGATTCGCGCGCACCCAACTGGTCAACTTCGAAGGTACGGAGTCGATCGAGGACGCCGCCCGCGAGGTGGTGCGCGTCGCCCGACTCGGGCCGGAGGGGCCCACCGCGACCTTCACCACCTGGGAAGGGAGGAGCCTCCCCTGGTAG
- a CDS encoding glutathione S-transferase family protein, whose translation MILYDANAPGPNPTTVRLFAHERGGLEFDVVTIDLVGLENRKRRYLTDVNARGEVPALRLDDGSVVTEITAICGYFDEVAQGGRPLFGETPQERAVIHMWTRRAYLEAVLPFVNYWRGGEAAENAYRGHRILQPEARRSNRLLAERGLNQFDEDLAGGTYLAGREATMADILLYAFMATVIEGEGINWLNVPQRPNVAAWYKRMAAREASKKMLASLPAHFQN comes from the coding sequence ATGATCTTGTACGACGCCAACGCACCGGGGCCGAACCCGACGACCGTACGACTCTTCGCCCACGAGCGGGGCGGTCTCGAGTTCGATGTCGTGACGATCGACCTCGTCGGTCTGGAGAATCGGAAGCGCCGTTACCTGACCGACGTGAATGCCCGAGGAGAGGTCCCCGCCCTTCGCCTCGACGACGGCAGCGTGGTCACCGAGATCACAGCGATCTGTGGCTACTTCGACGAGGTGGCACAGGGCGGCCGACCACTGTTCGGCGAGACGCCGCAGGAGCGGGCGGTCATCCATATGTGGACGCGGCGGGCCTATCTCGAGGCCGTGCTTCCCTTCGTGAACTACTGGCGGGGCGGTGAAGCGGCGGAGAACGCCTATCGCGGTCACCGCATCCTGCAACCCGAGGCCAGGCGGAGCAACAGGCTGCTCGCCGAACGCGGCCTCAACCAGTTCGATGAGGATCTGGCGGGCGGGACATACCTCGCCGGCCGGGAAGCGACGATGGCCGACATACTTCTGTACGCCTTCATGGCGACGGTCATCGAGGGGGAAGGCATCAATTGGCTGAACGTGCCGCAGCGGCCCAACGTCGCCGCGTGGTACAAGCGCATGGCGGCCCGCGAGGCCAGCAAGAAGATGCTGGCCTCCCTGCCGGCGCACTTTCAGAACTGA
- a CDS encoding ATP-grasp domain-containing protein, with amino-acid sequence MRFPFVIDPLPGLRPEHDTSVSLTEAAQRTGVDVWAAEAAGLVLVGGGAAAWARPVRINPAERRAGRGEAPETWWRGGAPERIRLRSGSAVLRRVDPPVNSAHLRATYILEAAVREGAQLFNDPRGLRDANEKLLPLAVDVPAPDTIITARVLDVLEALERWDVAVAKPLEGAGGRGVVMVRRSDPGLAALIGLVTFQGTRQTVLQEYLPAVAEGDKRIILLDGEHVGAINLRASDQDFPCNLAVGAVTEATALDESDAENCRWLHPRLELLGLPLWPGSMSSAGG; translated from the coding sequence ATGCGTTTTCCCTTCGTCATCGACCCGCTTCCGGGCCTTCGCCCCGAACACGACACCAGCGTGTCTCTCACGGAGGCGGCGCAGCGGACCGGGGTTGACGTGTGGGCGGCCGAAGCGGCCGGCCTGGTCCTTGTCGGCGGCGGCGCGGCGGCGTGGGCGCGACCGGTCCGGATCAACCCGGCGGAACGGCGCGCAGGGCGGGGGGAGGCGCCGGAGACGTGGTGGCGAGGCGGCGCGCCGGAGCGGATACGCCTCCGCTCCGGCAGCGCCGTCCTCAGGCGTGTCGACCCGCCCGTGAACAGCGCGCACCTGCGGGCCACGTACATCCTCGAAGCGGCCGTTCGCGAGGGTGCGCAGCTGTTCAACGACCCGCGCGGCCTGCGCGACGCCAATGAGAAACTGCTGCCGCTCGCCGTAGACGTCCCGGCCCCCGATACGATCATCACCGCCCGCGTACTCGACGTTCTGGAGGCCCTGGAACGGTGGGACGTGGCGGTGGCGAAACCGTTGGAGGGAGCCGGCGGACGTGGCGTGGTCATGGTGCGCAGGAGCGACCCCGGGCTGGCGGCGCTCATCGGCCTCGTGACTTTCCAGGGGACGCGTCAGACAGTGCTCCAGGAGTACCTCCCCGCCGTGGCAGAGGGCGACAAGCGCATCATCCTGCTCGACGGCGAGCACGTCGGGGCGATCAATCTCCGGGCATCCGATCAGGACTTCCCGTGCAACCTCGCCGTCGGCGCCGTGACGGAGGCGACGGCGCTCGACGAGTCCGACGCGGAGAACTGCCGCTGGCTGCACCCGCGGCTCGAACTCCTCGGCCTCCCCCTTTGGCCGGGATCGATGTCATCGGCGGGTGGCTGA
- a CDS encoding AraC family transcriptional regulator translates to MTSDHLADVLDLVRVRATLSGAIAVDSRWTSRAPLCDQLKIIGVLRGHVTIRTNGAPPAALEADDVAVLHARSWLELHGGTGTGSVLEVPAPRGYVRHLGPAGSPSDIVVGGHIDLDDTGRALLTEVLPSLGHLRGSLPQAGSMRRSLLLLFEESAENSAGSSFARRQYGRLLLLEILRTYARAAELPPGWLRAQADERLRPALAAMHADPGRPWRLDDLAGTARMSRTAFAVRFRAAAGVPPHAYLTRWRMLLARCALAHDDVTVAALAARLGYGSESSFSHAFKREVGESPLRYRTRGGGAASEAGSP, encoded by the coding sequence ATGACCTCCGATCATCTGGCAGACGTACTGGATCTCGTACGAGTGCGTGCGACCCTGTCCGGAGCGATCGCCGTCGACAGCCGCTGGACGTCCCGTGCCCCCCTGTGCGACCAGTTGAAGATCATCGGGGTGCTCCGGGGGCACGTCACCATACGTACGAACGGCGCGCCACCCGCCGCCCTCGAAGCCGACGACGTGGCTGTCCTCCACGCGCGTTCCTGGCTGGAGCTGCACGGCGGGACCGGCACGGGGTCCGTCCTCGAAGTCCCGGCGCCCCGAGGATACGTCCGGCACCTCGGACCCGCCGGATCCCCCTCCGACATCGTCGTGGGCGGCCACATCGACCTCGACGACACGGGCCGGGCCCTGCTGACCGAGGTGCTCCCCTCGCTGGGGCACCTCCGCGGTTCCCTGCCGCAGGCCGGCAGCATGCGCCGTAGCCTGCTGTTGCTCTTCGAAGAGTCCGCCGAGAACAGCGCGGGCTCCTCATTCGCCCGCCGCCAGTACGGCCGCCTGCTCCTGCTGGAGATCCTGCGCACCTACGCCCGCGCGGCGGAACTCCCGCCCGGATGGCTCCGTGCGCAGGCCGACGAACGGCTACGGCCTGCGCTCGCAGCCATGCACGCCGATCCCGGCAGGCCCTGGCGCCTGGACGACCTCGCCGGCACGGCACGAATGTCACGTACGGCCTTCGCCGTGCGGTTCCGTGCCGCCGCAGGCGTACCGCCCCACGCCTATCTGACGCGCTGGCGCATGCTGCTCGCCCGGTGCGCCCTGGCGCACGACGACGTGACCGTCGCCGCGCTCGCCGCGCGGTTGGGCTACGGCTCGGAAAGTTCGTTCTCCCACGCCTTCAAACGCGAGGTCGGCGAGTCCCCCCTGCGTTATCGCACGCGCGGGGGTGGCGCGGCCTCGGAGGCCGGCTCTCCCTGA
- a CDS encoding xanthine dehydrogenase family protein molybdopterin-binding subunit, translated as MHDVLFPSRTRDRARRRQAEGHRRGRYSGDYRAAGLAHAHLVTSTVARGTLTGIDTAAALASPGVLRVYAAPDPRLGLASHHRPARRLRRELRPAP; from the coding sequence ATCCACGATGTCCTGTTCCCCAGTCGGACGCGAGACCGAGCGCGTCGACGGCAGGCTGAAGGTCACCGGCGCGGCCGGTACTCCGGCGACTACCGCGCCGCCGGCCTCGCACACGCCCATCTCGTCACCAGCACCGTCGCGCGAGGCACCCTCACCGGCATCGACACGGCAGCCGCGCTGGCCTCACCCGGTGTCCTGCGTGTCTACGCCGCGCCGGACCCCCGCTTGGGCCTTGCATCCCATCACCGGCCCGCTCGTCGGCTTCGTCGAGAACTACGTCCCGCTCCGTGA
- a CDS encoding XdhC family protein has protein sequence MLELAPDLAERVRRGAPFVAGTVTSVAGSAPRQPGSSLVVNADGTVLGNVSGGCVDAAVHDACREMLAGDHRARALRFGYSDADAFDVGLTCGGTIDLFLRHHDPSTEPWLESALADAAGGRAVAVATIVRGPETHLGRAIVVRPGRSVAGTLGDVLLDQVAEAQITGALHAGVTGTLELGAADSYCREPMTLLVESNSPPPRMLVFGAIDHAAALARLGSFLGYRATVCDARATFATPERFPDAEVVIEWPDRYLRSQADAGLLDQRTVVCVLTHDPKFDLPLLTAALRMPVAYVGAMGSRRTHEERLSRLRDAGLTSGELDRLHSPIGLDLGAHTPQETALSIAAEVVAHRHGGSGAPLSTGVPIHHNAPSTGALAFST, from the coding sequence ATGCTTGAGCTTGCGCCAGACCTGGCCGAACGTGTCCGTCGCGGGGCCCCGTTCGTGGCTGGCACCGTCACGAGCGTGGCTGGCAGCGCTCCGCGGCAGCCCGGCTCGTCCCTGGTCGTGAACGCGGACGGCACAGTGCTGGGCAATGTGTCGGGCGGGTGCGTCGACGCCGCGGTCCACGACGCGTGTCGGGAGATGCTGGCCGGGGATCACCGCGCCCGGGCCCTGCGGTTCGGGTACAGCGACGCCGACGCGTTCGACGTAGGCCTGACCTGCGGCGGCACCATCGACCTGTTCCTGCGCCACCACGACCCCAGCACCGAACCATGGCTCGAATCGGCTCTGGCCGATGCCGCGGGGGGCCGGGCGGTGGCCGTGGCCACGATCGTGCGCGGCCCGGAGACCCACCTCGGTCGTGCGATCGTCGTGCGGCCCGGGCGATCCGTCGCGGGCACGCTCGGGGACGTACTGCTCGACCAGGTCGCCGAGGCACAGATCACCGGTGCTCTGCACGCCGGGGTGACCGGCACGCTCGAGCTCGGGGCGGCCGACAGCTACTGCCGGGAGCCGATGACCTTGCTGGTGGAGAGCAACTCCCCACCACCTCGGATGCTGGTCTTCGGCGCCATCGACCACGCAGCCGCGCTGGCCCGGCTCGGATCCTTCCTCGGCTACCGGGCGACCGTCTGCGATGCCAGGGCCACGTTCGCCACCCCGGAACGGTTCCCGGACGCGGAGGTGGTCATCGAGTGGCCGGACCGCTATCTCCGGTCCCAGGCCGACGCCGGACTGCTGGACCAGCGCACCGTCGTGTGCGTGCTCACCCACGACCCCAAGTTCGACCTGCCGCTCCTGACCGCCGCGCTGCGTATGCCGGTTGCGTACGTGGGGGCCATGGGGTCCCGCCGCACCCACGAGGAACGCCTGTCCCGGCTCCGTGACGCCGGTCTCACCAGTGGTGAGCTGGATCGCCTGCACTCGCCCATCGGCCTCGACCTCGGGGCACATACCCCGCAGGAGACAGCGCTCTCGATAGCGGCGGAGGTCGTCGCCCACCGGCATGGCGGCTCGGGTGCGCCCCTGAGCACCGGGGTTCCCATCCACCACAATGCTCCGTCGACCGGCGCACTCGCATTCAGCACCTGA
- a CDS encoding FAD binding domain-containing protein codes for MRPYTYAQVRSVREAVRDAKPGTAFLAGGTTLVDLMKLEVMSPDRVVDINRLPLDGISLDHDGLHIGALERMSDVVTAPAVRRHCPMVAQALELSASAQLRNMASIGGNLLQRTRCSYFRDVTTPCNKREPRSGCSALEGINRSHAVLGTSDACIATHPSDLAVPLVALSTTVHLASARGTRTVPLETFYTLPGDTPDVENVLRPNELITGITVPRSPWAAHSLYLKIRDRQSYEFALTSAAVALQLRGRTIVNARIAAGGVGTRPWRLTAVERALTGRPATSATFEAAVASAADGARPREHNRFKPALLRRTLVRALTELQENR; via the coding sequence ATGCGGCCCTACACCTACGCCCAGGTGCGCTCGGTCCGTGAGGCTGTGCGGGACGCCAAGCCCGGCACCGCGTTCCTGGCCGGTGGCACCACCCTGGTGGACCTCATGAAGCTCGAGGTGATGTCCCCCGACCGTGTCGTGGACATCAACCGGCTGCCCCTGGACGGCATCTCGCTGGACCACGACGGTCTGCACATCGGCGCGCTCGAACGGATGAGCGACGTGGTTACCGCGCCCGCCGTGCGCCGGCACTGCCCGATGGTCGCGCAGGCGCTGGAGCTGAGCGCCTCGGCCCAACTGCGCAACATGGCGAGCATCGGCGGCAACCTGCTGCAGCGCACGCGGTGCAGCTACTTCCGCGACGTCACAACCCCGTGCAACAAGCGGGAGCCGCGCAGCGGCTGCTCAGCCCTGGAAGGGATCAACCGCAGCCACGCCGTGCTGGGAACCAGCGACGCGTGCATCGCCACCCATCCCAGCGACCTGGCCGTCCCGCTGGTGGCGTTGAGTACGACCGTCCACCTGGCCTCGGCACGCGGCACGCGCACCGTACCCCTGGAGACGTTCTACACCCTGCCCGGTGACACCCCCGATGTCGAGAACGTGCTGCGGCCGAACGAGCTCATCACGGGGATCACCGTGCCCCGCTCGCCCTGGGCGGCGCACTCGCTGTACCTGAAGATCCGCGACCGGCAGTCGTACGAGTTCGCACTCACCTCGGCCGCCGTAGCGCTCCAACTGCGAGGGCGCACCATCGTGAACGCCCGGATCGCCGCAGGGGGAGTAGGGACCAGACCGTGGAGGCTGACGGCCGTCGAACGCGCCCTGACGGGCCGGCCCGCCACCTCCGCGACGTTCGAGGCGGCCGTCGCCAGTGCCGCGGACGGCGCCCGACCACGGGAACACAACCGATTCAAGCCCGCGCTGCTGCGTCGCACCCTGGTACGGGCGCTGACCGAACTGCAGGAGAACCGGTGA